A window from Malania oleifera isolate guangnan ecotype guangnan chromosome 7, ASM2987363v1, whole genome shotgun sequence encodes these proteins:
- the LOC131159453 gene encoding malate synthase, glyoxysomal, translating to MMRLPKTNFPSVYDAPNGVDIRGRYDEEFARILTKDALGFVAELHREFWNHVKYAMDCRREAKRRYNQGAAPGFDPATKYVREGEWVCAPVPPAVADRRVEITGPVERKMIINALNSGAKVFMADFEDALSPNWENLMSGQVNLKDAVDGTISFHDEARKRVYKLNDQTAKLFVRPRGWHLPEAHILIDGEPASGCLVDFGLYFYHNHAAFRRTQGAGSGPFFYLPKMEHSREARIWNSVFERAEKKAGIEKGSIRATVLIETLPAVFQMDEILYELRDHSVGLNCGRWDYIFSYVKTFQAHPDRLLPDRVQVGMTQHFMRSYSDLLIRTCHRRGVHAMGGMAAQIPIRDDPAANEAALELVRKDKLREVKAGHDGTWAAHPGLIPAITEVFMATMGEAPNQIQTVRRDDAANLTQEDLLQRPRGVRTMEGLRLNTRVGIQYLAAWLTGTGSVPLYNLMEDAATAEISRVQNWQWLKYGAELDGDGLGVRVGLELFGRVVEEEMVRIEKEVGKERFKKGMYKEACRIFTMQCTAPELDDFLTLGAYDQIVMHHPKGSSRI from the exons atgATGCGACTGCCAAAGACTAACTTCCCCTCCGTCTACGACGCTCCCAATGGAGTTGACATTCGGGGTCGATACGATGAGGAGTTTGCGAGGATCCTCACAAAGGATGCTTTAGGGTTCGTGGCAGAGTTGCACCGGGAGTTCTGGAACCATGTCAAGTACGCAATGGATTGTCGAAGAGAGGCAAAGAGGAGGTACAATCAGGGAGCAGCGCCCGGGTTTGATCCAGCAACAAAGTATGTGAGGGAAGGGGAGTGGGTGTGTGCACCGGTGCCGCCGGCTGTGGCTGACCGGAGGGTGGAGATTACCGGTCCGGTGGAAAGGAAGATGATCATTAATGCGCTCAACTCTGGAGCCAAAGTTTTCATG GCCGACTTTGAAGATGCGCTGTCACCAAACTGGGAAAACCTGATGAGTGGGCAAGTGAACCTGAAGGATGCTGTGGATGGCACCATAAGCTTCCATGATGAAGCAAGAAAAAGGGTGTACAAGCTCAATGACCAGACAGCCAAGCTCTTCGTCCGGCCCAGGGGCTGGCACCTACCTGAGGCCCACATCCTCATCGATGGTGAGCCTGCAAGTGGTTGCCTCGTGGATTTTGGGCTTTATTTTTACCACAACCATGCAGCATTCCGCAGAACTCAGGGTGCTGGGTCTGGGCCTTTCTTCTATCTCCCTAAAATGGAGCATTCAAG GGAGGCCAGAATATGGAACTCTGTGTTTGAGAGGGCAGAGAAGAAGGCTGGTATAGAGAAAGGAAGCATCAGGGCTACTGTTCTGATTGAAACACTTCCGGCTGTTTTCCAAATGGATGAAATCCTATACGAGCTGAGGGATCATTCTGTAGGGTTAAACTGTGGGAGATGGGATTACATTTTCAGCTATGTGAAGACTTTCCAGGCTCATCCTGATCGCCTGCTGCCAGACAGGGTTCAGGTTGGCATGACCCAACACTTCATGCGGAGTTACTCAGACCTCCTCATCCGAACCTGCCATCGACGCGGTGTGCATGCCATGGGTGGCATG GCAGCTCAGATTCCAATCAGAGATGATCCAGCAGCAAATGAAGCAGCACTAGAGCTGGTGAGGAAGGACAAGCTGAGGGAGGTGAAGGCAGGGCACGATGGGACATGGGCAGCGCATCCGGGTCTGATCCCAGCAATCACCGAAGTCTTCATGGCCACCATGGGCGAAGCTCCTAACCAAATCCAAACCGTGAGGCGGGATGACGCAGCTAACTTAACTCAAGAAGACCTCCTGCAGCGACCAAGAGGGGTTCGAACCATGGAAGGTCTCCGGCTAAATACCCGAGTTGGGATCCAATACCTGGCAGCCTGGTTAACTGGAACCGGGTCAGTGCCTTTGTACAACCTCATGGAGGATGCAGCAACAGCTGAGATAAGCAGGGTTCAGAACTGGCAGTGGCTGAAGTATGGGGCAGAACTGGACGGGGATGGGCTTGGGGTGAGGGTGGGGTTGGAGCTGTTTGGGAGAGTGGTGGAGGAGGAGATGGTTCGGATTGAGAAAGAGGTTGGTAAAGAGAGGTTTAAGAAGGGAATGTATAAAGAGGCTTGCAGGATTTTCACCATGCAGTGCACAGCACCAGAACTGGATGACTTTCTCACGCTTGGTGCTTATGACCAGATTGTTATGCATCACCCTAAGGGCTCATCTAGGATCTGA
- the LOC131160999 gene encoding cyclin-dependent kinase G-2-like, with protein sequence MICQLPPKHVISTCIQDQYICTIAFTSSFVSSKRVIEVSRRFSLLSGEISVRRSFLLPPAIACLLVGRCDVLRRGDDCKNYLKKEHGYYGARDRGFRLGRGGRDQFIEYRSDDTVAYELGLRDSEVSRVENEQSSRDKKRKFSPIVWDGDKTEVRVSSKNRIITPSYSQSQNVSSDSRVRLYPVAENKLRGLQISPVESPVPHGSACSAALGTGVGSSSLVSQERCGDKEQVEEECVRVHNISTSRWASENDSPRDLYLSNEEDMPKRQGMVSHMGSSSPECGEFLREDSKGDRSRSSESDECSEFASDKNDFMEIDKEHDENAGIDNFYSSSDDDDDYYGDNDDDAEPVGPMQGSINMLQSCRSVFEYERLNKINEGTYGVVYKARDKKTGETMALKKVKMGRASGREGFPMSSLREINILLSFDHPSIVGVKEVVTDESDGVFMVMDYMEHDLKGVMEKMKQPFSTSEVKCLMLQLLEGVKYLHDNWVIHRDLKTSNILLNNKGELKICDFGLSRQYGSPLKPYTPLVVTLWYRAPELLLGEKQYSTAIDMWSVGCIMAELLLKEPLFKGETEVDQLRKIYRTLGSPNEAIWPGFYELPGAKANFFNQPYNMLRKVFPAASFTGSPVLSDSGFDLLSKLLTYDPDKRITAEAALNHIWFHEVPLPKSKDFMPTFPVQHAQDRPSQRSVKSPDPLLKTGRGRSCGEGF encoded by the exons ATGATTTGCCAGCTGCCACCGAAACACGTGATCAGCACGTGCATCCAGGACCAATATATATGCACGATTGCTTTTACATCTTCCTTCGTATCCTCAAAACGCGTGATCGAAGTTTCAAGGCGATTCTCCCTACTGTCTGGCGAGATCTCCGTTCGTCGATCTTTCCTTCTACCGCCGGCGATCGCTTGTCTACTCGTTG GGCGATGTGATGTGTTGAGGAGGGGGGATGATTGTAAGAATTACTTAAAAAAGGAGCATGGTTATTATGGGGCCCGCGATCGTGGTTTTAGATTAGGTCGAGGCGGCCGTGACCAATTTATTGAATATAGGTCTGATGATACTGTTGCTTATGAATTAGGGCTTAGGGATTCTGAGGTTTCTAGGGTCGAGAATGAGCAGTCAAGTCGAGATAAGAAaaggaagttctctccaattGTGTGGGACGGAGACAAGACGGAAGTGAGGGTTTCATCAAAGAATAGAATCATCACCCCGAGTTATAGTCAATCACAGAATGTTTCCTCTGATTCCAGAGTTCGACTTTATCCTGTTGCAGAAAACAAGCTTCGGGGATTGCAAATTTCACCAGTTGAATCTCCTGTGCCTCATGGGTCTGCGTGTAGTGCAGCTTTGGGGACCGGAGTTGGTTCTTCATCTCTGGTGTCTCAGGAGAGGTGTGGGGATAAAGAGCAAGTGGAAGAAGAGTGTGTGCGGGTGCACAACATCTCAACCTCACGATGGGCATCTGAGAATGATTCTCCAAGGGATTTGTATCTTTCCAATGAAGAAGATATGCCCAAAAGGCAAGGAATGGTCTCTCATATGGGTTCTTCGAGTCCAGAGTGTGGAGAGTTTCTGAGAGAGGACTCAAAGGGAGATAGAAGTAGATCATCAGAGTCTGATGAATGTTCTGAATTTGCATCAGACAAGAATGATTTTATGGAGATTGACAAGGAGCATGATGAAAATGCTGGCATTGACAATTTTTATTCCAGTTCTGATGATGACGACGACTACTATGGTGACAATGATGATGATGCAGAACCTGTAGGTCCAATGCAAGGAAGCATAAACATGCTACAGAGCTGTAGAAGTGTGTTTGAATATGAgagattaaataaaataaatgaaggCACTTATGGTGTTGTGTATAAAGCCCGGGATAAGAAGACTGGGGAGACCATGGCTTTGAAGAAAGTTAAGATGGGGAGAGCTAGTGGAAGAGAAGGTTTTCCTATGTCATCTTTGAGGGAAATCAATATTCTTCTATCTTTTGATCACCCTTCAATTGTGGGTGTTAAAGAGGTGGTTACAGATGAATCTGATGGTGTTTTTATGGTGATGGACTACATGGAACATGATCTCAAGGGGGTGATGGagaagatgaagcagccttttAGTACAAGCGAAGTTAAATGCTTGATGTTACAGCTGTTGGAAGGCGTTAAGTATCTTCATGACAATTGGGTGATTCATAGGGATTTAAAGACATCCAATATTCTTTTGAATAACAAGGGTGAATTGAAAATCTGTGACTTTGGTTTGTCTCGCCAGTATGGTAGCCCGCTGAAACCATATACTCCTTTGGTGGTTACATTGTGGTATAG GGCACCTGAACTATTGCTGGGGGAAAAACAATATTCAACGGCAATTGACATGTGGTCGGTGGGTTGCATAATGGCTGAATTATTATTGAAGGAGCCATTATTCAAGGGTGAAACTGAAGTTGATCAGCTTCGTAAG ATTTACAGAACTCTTGGCTCACCAAATGAGGCAATATGGCCAGGCTTTTATGAACTCCCTGGTGCCAAAGCTAATTTTTTCAATCAACC GTATAATATGTTGCGTAAGGTATTTCCTGCTGCATCTTTCACAGGATCTCCAGTTCTCTCTGATTCAGGATTTGACTTGTTGAGCAAACTCCTAACATATGACCCTGATAAG CGAATAACAGCTGAAGCTGCTCTTAATCATATCTGGTTCCATGAGGTCCCTCTTCCCAAGTCTAAAGATTTCATGCCTACTTTTCCTGTACAACATGCTCAAGACAG GCCTTCACAAAGATCAGTGAAGAGCCCGGATCCTTTATTGAAGACAGGCAGAGGAAGGAGCTGTGGCGAGGGTTTCTAG